A part of Gossypium hirsutum isolate 1008001.06 chromosome A07, Gossypium_hirsutum_v2.1, whole genome shotgun sequence genomic DNA contains:
- the LOC107953124 gene encoding (+)-neomenthol dehydrogenase isoform X1: MADSDSSRLAEMENSGKHEAERYAVVTGANKGIGFEIVRQLASNGVTVVLTARNKVRGNEATAKLHQLGLANVVFHQLDVLDQASIESLADFLSQKFGRLDILVNNAGASGAIVDEDELKALGIDSTAWLSGKVAKMVQSVMTYTYEEAEVCLNTNYYGVQRVTETLLPLLQLSSSGARIVNVSSLRSELKRVPGGSIRNELGDLENLTEEKLDGILQRFLKDFKDNALEANGWPLMLPAYSMSKVVLNAYTRILARKYPNMCINCVHPGYVNTDLNWHTGVITTEEGARGPVKCALIPDGGPTGCYFDQTEVAEF; the protein is encoded by the exons ATATGCCGTAGTGACCGGAGCAAACAAGGGCATCGGGTTTGAGATTGTAAGGCAGCTCGCTTCAAATGGCGTAACAGTTGTATTAACAGCTAGAAATAAAGTGAGGGGAAATGAGGCAACCGCCAAGCTCCACCAGCTGGGATTGGCAAATGTAGTTTTCCATCAACTCGATGTTTTGGATCAAGCTAGCATTGAATCATTGGCTGATTTCTTATCTCAGAAGTTTGGAAGACTTGATATCTTG GTAAATAATGCGGGAGCTAGTGGTGCTATAGTTGACGAAGATGAACTCAAAGCCTTAGGTATAGATTCTACAGCATGG CTGTCAGGGAAGGTGGCAAAGATGGTCCAAAGTGTGATGACGTATACATATGAAGAGGCAGAAGTTTGCTTGAATACTAATTACTATGGTGTCCAAAGAGTAACTGAAACCCTTCTCCCTCTGCTGCAGCTGTCCAGTTCAGGAGCTAGGATTGTCAATGTTTCTTCTCTTCGGAGCGAATTAAAG AGGGTTCCTGGTGGAAGCATCAGAAATGAACTTGGAGATTTAGAGAATCTAACTGAAGAGAAACTGGACGGCATATTGCAAAGATTCTTGAAGGATTTTAAAGACAATGCTCTTGAAGCTAATGGATGGCCGTTAATGCTGCCAGCCTATAGCATGTCGAAGGTGGTCCTCAATGCTTACACAAGAATTCTAGCCAGAAAATATCCAAATATGTGCATAAATTGTGTTCATCCTGGTTATGTCAACACTGACTTGAATTGGCACACGGGGGTGATCACGACAGAAGAGGGTGCTAGAGGCCCCGTTAAATGTGCTCTCATCCCCGACGGAGGCCCTACTGGTTGCTATTTTGATCAGACCGAAGTTGCAGAGTTTTGA
- the LOC107953124 gene encoding salutaridine reductase isoform X2 — protein MENSGKHEAERYAVVTGANKGIGFEIVRQLASNGVTVVLTARNKVRGNEATAKLHQLGLANVVFHQLDVLDQASIESLADFLSQKFGRLDILVNNAGASGAIVDEDELKALGIDSTAWLSGKVAKMVQSVMTYTYEEAEVCLNTNYYGVQRVTETLLPLLQLSSSGARIVNVSSLRSELKRVPGGSIRNELGDLENLTEEKLDGILQRFLKDFKDNALEANGWPLMLPAYSMSKVVLNAYTRILARKYPNMCINCVHPGYVNTDLNWHTGVITTEEGARGPVKCALIPDGGPTGCYFDQTEVAEF, from the exons ATATGCCGTAGTGACCGGAGCAAACAAGGGCATCGGGTTTGAGATTGTAAGGCAGCTCGCTTCAAATGGCGTAACAGTTGTATTAACAGCTAGAAATAAAGTGAGGGGAAATGAGGCAACCGCCAAGCTCCACCAGCTGGGATTGGCAAATGTAGTTTTCCATCAACTCGATGTTTTGGATCAAGCTAGCATTGAATCATTGGCTGATTTCTTATCTCAGAAGTTTGGAAGACTTGATATCTTG GTAAATAATGCGGGAGCTAGTGGTGCTATAGTTGACGAAGATGAACTCAAAGCCTTAGGTATAGATTCTACAGCATGG CTGTCAGGGAAGGTGGCAAAGATGGTCCAAAGTGTGATGACGTATACATATGAAGAGGCAGAAGTTTGCTTGAATACTAATTACTATGGTGTCCAAAGAGTAACTGAAACCCTTCTCCCTCTGCTGCAGCTGTCCAGTTCAGGAGCTAGGATTGTCAATGTTTCTTCTCTTCGGAGCGAATTAAAG AGGGTTCCTGGTGGAAGCATCAGAAATGAACTTGGAGATTTAGAGAATCTAACTGAAGAGAAACTGGACGGCATATTGCAAAGATTCTTGAAGGATTTTAAAGACAATGCTCTTGAAGCTAATGGATGGCCGTTAATGCTGCCAGCCTATAGCATGTCGAAGGTGGTCCTCAATGCTTACACAAGAATTCTAGCCAGAAAATATCCAAATATGTGCATAAATTGTGTTCATCCTGGTTATGTCAACACTGACTTGAATTGGCACACGGGGGTGATCACGACAGAAGAGGGTGCTAGAGGCCCCGTTAAATGTGCTCTCATCCCCGACGGAGGCCCTACTGGTTGCTATTTTGATCAGACCGAAGTTGCAGAGTTTTGA